GGAAAATACTTTATTTTTTTAGGATCACTCTTTGGCAAAGGTGAGAAAATGTCCGTGTATTGGCGGCGTTTCATGGAAGAAAGCGTGGGGATTGGTGTAAGTTCGATATTTATTGTGGCCATCGTCTCGACATTTATTGGTGCTGTGTCCTGTATCCAGACAGCTTATAATCTTGTAAGTCCGATTATTCCTGTTTCAACAGTGGCGCTAATTGTACGTGATATGCAGATTCTGGAGTTGGCACCAACGATTACCTGCATCGTTTTAGCGGGAAAAGTTGGATCAAATATTGCAAGTGAGCTGGGAACAATGCGTATTACAGAGCAAATTGATGCGCTTGAAGTAATGGGAATTAATTCTTCCTCCTATTTGGTTTTACCAAAGGTGCTGGCAGCAATGTTCACTTTCCCGATGCTGGTTATTCTGGCCGCATTTTTAGGAATTTTTGGTGGATATCTGGCCGGAACACTCACAGGCGTTATCACAGAACGTGACTATTTATATGGAATTCGTGATTCATTTGTTCCGTACAATCTGTTTTTCATGTGTGTTAAACCGTTTGTATTCGGATTTTTAATTGCTACAATTTCCTCTTATCAAGGATTTTATACAACAGGCGGTGCTTTGGAAGTAGGGAAATCCAGCACACAAGCTGTTACGAATAGTTGTATTTCTGTTTTGATAGCAGATTATTTATTAGCTCAGCTATTATTGTGACCGAACAAAGTTGGTCAGAAAATGAATTTTGTTGACCCTCAACGATAATTATCAACCGGGAAAATGATTGAAATAAAAGATATAAATAAAGCATTTAACGGTAAGGCGGTTCTTAAAGGCGTATCAAGCACTTTTAAAGAAGGAGAAATAAATCTTATTATCGGTGGAAGCGGTACCGGGAAAAGTGTATTGCTAAAATGTATGATCGGTTTGATTAAACCGGATCAGGGCAATGTTCTTTACAACGGCCGTGATTTTTACAATTCTGATAAGGACACAAAACAAGCCATACGCAGAGAAATGGGCGTATTGTTTCAGGGCGGTGCGCTTTTTGATTCACAAACTGTTGAACAAAATGTGCGTTTTCCGCTTGATATGTTAACTGATATTTCTCCTGCTGAAAAAAAGGAACGGGTTGATTTTTGCCTTCAACGTGTAGGACTTGAAACATCTGGCAAAAGAATGCCATCGGAAATAAGTGGCGGGATGAAAAAACGTGTAGGAATCGCGCGGGCTATTGTGATGAATCCTAAATATCTTTTTTGTGATGAACCCAATTCAGGACTGGATCCGCTTACATCGGTGAAAATTGATGAACTTATCAAGGAAATTACGGAGGAATACAAAATCACAACAGTCATCATCACACATGATATGAACTCGGTAATGGAAATAGGGCAGAATGTGATGTTTCTTTACCAGGGCGACAAGCTCTGGGAAGGTGTTAATTCGGATATCACAAAAACGACTGTTCCTGAGTTGAATGAATTTATTTTCGCCAATAAATTACTTCGTGACGCGGCAAAAGAAAATAATTGCTGACCGGTTATTTAAAGCTGAGCATTTTTTGAAAACGTTGGGGTAGGGCTTTTCGCTCTGCTAAAATCACAATTATGCAGAACAGGATAAAGAATAGCATATGATAAGCAAATCCAGCAGTAGAATTTGATGGAATAAAAAAAGCATCCAACAGAATAAACACGCCTCCACCTAAAATATAACCCAGCGCAGAAATTAGCTGATAAGGAATTGGATAATATTTTTGTCCAAAATAATAACATAGTGTTGTCATCACCAAGCTGGATGCTGCAAATGCAAAACCGCAACCCAGGTAGCCGATTTTTGGTACCAATATTACGTTAAGAAGGATTGTAATGCTTGTACCCGTTAATGTGATATATGTTCCAAACTGGGTTTTGTTCGAAAGCTTGAACCAAGTCGCCAA
The sequence above is drawn from the Dyadobacter subterraneus genome and encodes:
- a CDS encoding MlaE family ABC transporter permease; amino-acid sequence: MSVIGKYFIFLGSLFGKGEKMSVYWRRFMEESVGIGVSSIFIVAIVSTFIGAVSCIQTAYNLVSPIIPVSTVALIVRDMQILELAPTITCIVLAGKVGSNIASELGTMRITEQIDALEVMGINSSSYLVLPKVLAAMFTFPMLVILAAFLGIFGGYLAGTLTGVITERDYLYGIRDSFVPYNLFFMCVKPFVFGFLIATISSYQGFYTTGGALEVGKSSTQAVTNSCISVLIADYLLAQLLL
- a CDS encoding ABC transporter ATP-binding protein → MIEIKDINKAFNGKAVLKGVSSTFKEGEINLIIGGSGTGKSVLLKCMIGLIKPDQGNVLYNGRDFYNSDKDTKQAIRREMGVLFQGGALFDSQTVEQNVRFPLDMLTDISPAEKKERVDFCLQRVGLETSGKRMPSEISGGMKKRVGIARAIVMNPKYLFCDEPNSGLDPLTSVKIDELIKEITEEYKITTVIITHDMNSVMEIGQNVMFLYQGDKLWEGVNSDITKTTVPELNEFIFANKLLRDAAKENNC